A DNA window from Daucus carota subsp. sativus chromosome 3, DH1 v3.0, whole genome shotgun sequence contains the following coding sequences:
- the LOC108211377 gene encoding syntaxin-31: MVSAGLSSCRDRTSEFRSLVETLKKIGGISSAPSGSHIDSTSPNNNNNLTSLNRSEFNKRASRIGFGIHETSLKIGRLEKLAKKSSLFDDPLKEIQELTALISDDIAALNVAVSDLQTVQNMMVADGNYSEDRAVHSTAVFDDLKNKLMGATKQFQDVLTTRTKNIKAHESRKRIFSTNMARENPLRQQPNAIPEPPPWASSSNASGSSQPSEPVSNAAQVGSQLRRRLAVDGPSQQMQMSMLQQVAPQQEDHTQSRAVALHNVESTISELSGIFTNLASMVVHQGELAIRIDDNMEETLTNVEGARSSLLKHLNRISSNRGLLIKIFAILIFFLMVFIFFLA; encoded by the exons ATGGTTTCCGCCGGATTATCTAGCTGTCGGGACCGGACATCCGAGTTCCGATCACTCGTTGAGACACTAAAAAAGATCGGAGGAATCTCATCAGCTCCCAGTGGTTCACACATCGATTCTACATCtcctaataataataacaatttaaCTTCTTTAAATCGATCTGAATTTAACAAGCGAGCTTCTCGTATCGGATTCGGCATTCACGAGACGTCTCTTAAGATCGGAAGACTCGAAAAGC TGGCAAAAAAATCATCACTTTTCGATGATCCGCTAAAGGAGATTCAAGAATTGACTGCTTTAATAAGCGATGACATTGCAGCACTAAATGTAGCAGTTTCTGATTTGCAAACTGTTCAAAACATGATGGTTGCTGATGGAAACTATTCTGAAGATAGAGCTGTTCATTCAACTGCAGTGTTTGATGACTTGAAGAACAAGCTTATGGGGGCTACCAAACAATTTCAGGATGTTTTAACTACCAGAACAAAG AATATCAAGGCTCATGAAAGCAGGAAACGGATATTTTCGACAAATATGGCTAGAGAAAACCCACTAAGGCAGCAGCCAAATGCTATACCAGAGCCACCGCCCTGGGCAAGTTCATCTAATGCATCAGGGAGTTCCCAACCATCAGA ACCGGTATCAAATGCAGCTCAAGTCGGAAGTCAACTAAG ACGAAGGTTAGCTGTTGATGGTCCATCTCAGCAAATGCAAATGTCCATGTTGCAGCAGGTGGCTCCACAGCAAGAAGATCACACTCAAAGTCGGGCAGTTGCTCTTCATAACGTGGAGTCCacaatttctgaactcagtggTATCTTTACAAATTTGGCGTCTATGGTTGTACATCAGGGAGAACTGGCAATCAG AATTGATGATAACATGGAAGAGACATTGACGAATGTTGAAGGTGCTCGCAGTTCTCTATTAAAGCATCTGAACAGAATATCATCAAACAGGGGgcttttaatcaaaatatttgccattctaatatttttcttaatggTATTCATATTCTTTCTGGCTTAA
- the LOC108215233 gene encoding probable zinc metalloprotease EGY2, chloroplastic isoform X2: MNFSAATFRGNSIPFSCCTSCSTIRSFHPSVSSRFRHSSNHLIFSSKLVFSRNREVLCKGAETQTGPGDNEDKGREEHEEGELPETSSTDSEENELPVVIESRDSLNDVIKSLDNLYKASGAKPEGGTEDKEQPVVIERLDSQNLADSSGADIKPEGGMEGADEVEVASGSPLPGVKPQLLDERITIPKETIDILRDQVFGFDTFFVTGQEPYEGGVLFKGNLRGEAAKSYEKIAKRLQDRFDDQFKLFLLNNPEDDKPVAVVVPRKTLQPDTAAVPEWFAAAAFGLVTVFTLLLRNVPALQSNLLSIVDNLDTLENGLPGALVTALVLGAHEIGHILVASSSGVKLGVPFFVPSWQIGSFGAITRIMNIVPKRQDLLKVAAAGPLAGFSLGLVLLLAGFYLPPADGIGVIVDASVFHESLLVGGIAKLLLGDVLKEGGQISLNPLLVWAWAGLLINAINSIPAGELDGGRIAFSIWGRKASARFTGASIVLLGLSSLFSDVAFYWVALIFFLQRGPIAPLSEEITDPDNNYKALGVTVLLLGLLVCLPYPFPFSSEAITSF, encoded by the exons ATGAACTTTTCAGCTGCCACTTTTAGAGGCAACTCCATTCCATTTTCATGCTGCACTTCATGCTCTACAATCCGCAGCTTTCACCCCTCCGTATCTTCGCGCTTTAGGCACTCCAGCAATCACCTCATTTTCAG TTCTAAGCTAGTATTTTCGAGGAATAGGGAGGTTTTATGCAAGGGGGCTGAAACACAAACTGGCCCTGGTGATAATGAAGATAAG GGAAGGGAAGAGCATGAAGAGGGAGAACTGCCAGAAACAAGTTCGACTGATTCTGAA GAAAATGAGCTGCCGGTTGTTATTGAAAGCCGGGATAGTCTAAATGATGTTATAAAGAGCcttgataatttatataaagCTAGTGGTGCTAAGCCGGAAGGAGGCACTGAG GATAAGGAACAGCCCGTTGTTATAGAGAGGCTTGATAGTCAGAACTTAGCTGATAGTAGTGGTGCAGACATTAAGCCTGAAGGGGGCATGGAG GGTGCTGATGAAGTAGAAGTCGCAAGTGGATCTCCTCTGCCAGGTGTCAAG CCCCAATTACTTGATGAACGCATTACGATCCCCAAGGAGACAATTGACATACTGAGGGACCAAGTATTTGGCTTTGACACCTTCTTTGTGACTGGACAGGAGCCATACGAG GGTGGAGTATTGTTTAAAGGGAACTTGCGTGGGGAGGCTGCTAAGAGTTATGAAAAGATAGCAAAAAGGTTGCAG GACAGGTTTGACGATCAATTTAAGCTTTTCTTACTAAACAACCCCGAAGACGATAAACCTGTTGCAGTTGTGGTTCCGAGAAAGACCTTGCAGCCAGACACAGCTG CCGTCCCagagtggtttgcagcagctgCATTTGGATTAGTTACAGTCTTCACACTACTTCTACGTAATGTGCCTGCTCTGCAGTCAAACTTATT ATCAATTGTTGACAATCTTGACACACTGGAAAATGGTCTTCCTGGAGCCCTTGTAACTGCACTTGTATTGGGTGCACATGAAATCGGCCACATTCTAGTTGCAAGCAGTTCAGGAGTAAAGCTTGGGGTGCCCTTTTTCGTTCCGAGCTGGCAG ATAGGCTCTTTTGGTGCTATAACAAGAATCATGAATATTGTACCAAAACGTCAAGATCTCCTAAAGGTTGCTGCAGCAGGACCTTTAGCTGGTTTCTCCTTGGGCCTTGTTCTTTTGCTTGCGGGGTTTTACTTGCCACCCGCTGATGGCATTGGTGTTATTGTTGATGCTTCCGTATTTCATGAGTCACTCCTTGTTGGGGGAATTG CTAAATTGCTTCTTGGGGATGTTCTCAAGGAAGGTGGTCAGATATCTCTCAACCCCCTTCTTGTATGGGCTTGGGCTGGACTTCTCATCAATGCAATTAACAGCATCCCCGCAGGGGAGCTAGATGGGGGGAGAATTGCATTTTCCATATGGGGAAGAAAG GCGTCAGCTCGCTTTACTGGTGCCTCCATCGTGCTCCTTGGCCTATCCTCATTGTTTAGCGACGTCGCATTCTATTGGGTAGCATTAATATTCTTCTTGCAGAGGGGGCCAATAGCTCCACTGTCGGAGGAAATTACAGATCCAGACAATAATTACAAAGCACTGGGAGTTACAGTTTTGCTATTAGGACTGCTGGTATGCTTGCCATACCCTTTCCCTTTCTCTAGTGAGGCTATTACAAGTTTTTAG
- the LOC108215233 gene encoding probable zinc metalloprotease EGY2, chloroplastic isoform X1, producing MNFSAATFRGNSIPFSCCTSCSTIRSFHPSVSSRFRHSSNHLIFSSKLVFSRNREVLCKGAETQTGPGDNEDKGREEHEEGELPETSSTDSEVNSQPIPADNQENELPVVIESRDSLNDVIKSLDNLYKASGAKPEGGTEDKEQPVVIERLDSQNLADSSGADIKPEGGMEGADEVEVASGSPLPGVKPQLLDERITIPKETIDILRDQVFGFDTFFVTGQEPYEGGVLFKGNLRGEAAKSYEKIAKRLQDRFDDQFKLFLLNNPEDDKPVAVVVPRKTLQPDTAAVPEWFAAAAFGLVTVFTLLLRNVPALQSNLLSIVDNLDTLENGLPGALVTALVLGAHEIGHILVASSSGVKLGVPFFVPSWQIGSFGAITRIMNIVPKRQDLLKVAAAGPLAGFSLGLVLLLAGFYLPPADGIGVIVDASVFHESLLVGGIAKLLLGDVLKEGGQISLNPLLVWAWAGLLINAINSIPAGELDGGRIAFSIWGRKASARFTGASIVLLGLSSLFSDVAFYWVALIFFLQRGPIAPLSEEITDPDNNYKALGVTVLLLGLLVCLPYPFPFSSEAITSF from the exons ATGAACTTTTCAGCTGCCACTTTTAGAGGCAACTCCATTCCATTTTCATGCTGCACTTCATGCTCTACAATCCGCAGCTTTCACCCCTCCGTATCTTCGCGCTTTAGGCACTCCAGCAATCACCTCATTTTCAG TTCTAAGCTAGTATTTTCGAGGAATAGGGAGGTTTTATGCAAGGGGGCTGAAACACAAACTGGCCCTGGTGATAATGAAGATAAG GGAAGGGAAGAGCATGAAGAGGGAGAACTGCCAGAAACAAGTTCGACTGATTCTGAAGTTAATTCCCAGCCCATTCCTGCTGATAATCAA GAAAATGAGCTGCCGGTTGTTATTGAAAGCCGGGATAGTCTAAATGATGTTATAAAGAGCcttgataatttatataaagCTAGTGGTGCTAAGCCGGAAGGAGGCACTGAG GATAAGGAACAGCCCGTTGTTATAGAGAGGCTTGATAGTCAGAACTTAGCTGATAGTAGTGGTGCAGACATTAAGCCTGAAGGGGGCATGGAG GGTGCTGATGAAGTAGAAGTCGCAAGTGGATCTCCTCTGCCAGGTGTCAAG CCCCAATTACTTGATGAACGCATTACGATCCCCAAGGAGACAATTGACATACTGAGGGACCAAGTATTTGGCTTTGACACCTTCTTTGTGACTGGACAGGAGCCATACGAG GGTGGAGTATTGTTTAAAGGGAACTTGCGTGGGGAGGCTGCTAAGAGTTATGAAAAGATAGCAAAAAGGTTGCAG GACAGGTTTGACGATCAATTTAAGCTTTTCTTACTAAACAACCCCGAAGACGATAAACCTGTTGCAGTTGTGGTTCCGAGAAAGACCTTGCAGCCAGACACAGCTG CCGTCCCagagtggtttgcagcagctgCATTTGGATTAGTTACAGTCTTCACACTACTTCTACGTAATGTGCCTGCTCTGCAGTCAAACTTATT ATCAATTGTTGACAATCTTGACACACTGGAAAATGGTCTTCCTGGAGCCCTTGTAACTGCACTTGTATTGGGTGCACATGAAATCGGCCACATTCTAGTTGCAAGCAGTTCAGGAGTAAAGCTTGGGGTGCCCTTTTTCGTTCCGAGCTGGCAG ATAGGCTCTTTTGGTGCTATAACAAGAATCATGAATATTGTACCAAAACGTCAAGATCTCCTAAAGGTTGCTGCAGCAGGACCTTTAGCTGGTTTCTCCTTGGGCCTTGTTCTTTTGCTTGCGGGGTTTTACTTGCCACCCGCTGATGGCATTGGTGTTATTGTTGATGCTTCCGTATTTCATGAGTCACTCCTTGTTGGGGGAATTG CTAAATTGCTTCTTGGGGATGTTCTCAAGGAAGGTGGTCAGATATCTCTCAACCCCCTTCTTGTATGGGCTTGGGCTGGACTTCTCATCAATGCAATTAACAGCATCCCCGCAGGGGAGCTAGATGGGGGGAGAATTGCATTTTCCATATGGGGAAGAAAG GCGTCAGCTCGCTTTACTGGTGCCTCCATCGTGCTCCTTGGCCTATCCTCATTGTTTAGCGACGTCGCATTCTATTGGGTAGCATTAATATTCTTCTTGCAGAGGGGGCCAATAGCTCCACTGTCGGAGGAAATTACAGATCCAGACAATAATTACAAAGCACTGGGAGTTACAGTTTTGCTATTAGGACTGCTGGTATGCTTGCCATACCCTTTCCCTTTCTCTAGTGAGGCTATTACAAGTTTTTAG